In one Ischnura elegans chromosome 13, ioIscEleg1.1, whole genome shotgun sequence genomic region, the following are encoded:
- the LOC124170278 gene encoding uncharacterized protein LOC124170278 isoform X1, whose translation MGYVGSPKYTNEDIEHEVSTMSYPLHTFIDLDNDCYSNHLVIISLFQIRIARQLSWSSEFDSSDEIEHELNIVNDMSWESDYSDFEESPSGERDSFHCSTPVAADRDFPDGFWSPAHLTPDVGELNSTANTIIVDEPAGGWECQQIEVSEPRLGNYSDLLLSCDVAPTTSQTQCTCVACTECIEAIMAEVADRYPQISADNQAHAFTVESVSINRSCACTLCDRCSAEIFTDIIAMWN comes from the exons ATGGGTTACGTTGGATCGCCGAAGTACACCAACGAGGATATCGAACACGAGGTAAGCACCATGTCCTATCCTCTCCACACATTCATCGACTTAGATAACGATTGCTATTCAAATCATTTGGTAATAATATCTCTATTTCAGATTAGGATCGCCCGACAGCTTTCGTGGAGTTCGGAGTTCGACAGCTCAGATGAAATCGAGCACGAG cTGAACATAGTCAACGATATGTCGTGGGAGTCCGATTACTCGGATTTTGAGGAGTCGCCATCTGGAGAGAGAGATAGTTTTCACTGCTCCACACCGGTAGCGGCGGACCGCGATTTCCCTGATGGATTCTGGTCCCCCGCGCATCTGACACCCGACGTAGGAGAGCTGAACAGCACGGCGAACACCATAATCGTCGACGAGCCTGCTGGCGGGTGGGAATGCCAGCAGATCGAGGTGTCGGAGCCGAGACTTGGAAATTACTCGGACCTACTCCTCAGCTGCGATGTAGCCCCCACTACTTCGCAGACTCAGTGTACCTGCGTGGCGTGCACCGAGTGCATAGAGGCCATAATGGCCGAAGTGGCTGATAGATACCCTCAAATTTCAGCCGATAACCAAGCCCACGCCTTCACAGTAGAGAGTGTTAGCATCAACCGTAGTTGCGCGTGCACTCTTTGCGACAGATGTAGCGCCGAAATTTTCACAGATATAATAGCTATGTGGAATTAG
- the LOC124170278 gene encoding uncharacterized protein LOC124170278 isoform X2: MGYVGSPKYTNEDIEHEIRIARQLSWSSEFDSSDEIEHELNIVNDMSWESDYSDFEESPSGERDSFHCSTPVAADRDFPDGFWSPAHLTPDVGELNSTANTIIVDEPAGGWECQQIEVSEPRLGNYSDLLLSCDVAPTTSQTQCTCVACTECIEAIMAEVADRYPQISADNQAHAFTVESVSINRSCACTLCDRCSAEIFTDIIAMWN; the protein is encoded by the exons ATGGGTTACGTTGGATCGCCGAAGTACACCAACGAGGATATCGAACACGAG ATTAGGATCGCCCGACAGCTTTCGTGGAGTTCGGAGTTCGACAGCTCAGATGAAATCGAGCACGAG cTGAACATAGTCAACGATATGTCGTGGGAGTCCGATTACTCGGATTTTGAGGAGTCGCCATCTGGAGAGAGAGATAGTTTTCACTGCTCCACACCGGTAGCGGCGGACCGCGATTTCCCTGATGGATTCTGGTCCCCCGCGCATCTGACACCCGACGTAGGAGAGCTGAACAGCACGGCGAACACCATAATCGTCGACGAGCCTGCTGGCGGGTGGGAATGCCAGCAGATCGAGGTGTCGGAGCCGAGACTTGGAAATTACTCGGACCTACTCCTCAGCTGCGATGTAGCCCCCACTACTTCGCAGACTCAGTGTACCTGCGTGGCGTGCACCGAGTGCATAGAGGCCATAATGGCCGAAGTGGCTGATAGATACCCTCAAATTTCAGCCGATAACCAAGCCCACGCCTTCACAGTAGAGAGTGTTAGCATCAACCGTAGTTGCGCGTGCACTCTTTGCGACAGATGTAGCGCCGAAATTTTCACAGATATAATAGCTATGTGGAATTAG